The DNA sequence GTAAAAAATAGTCAAACATTATCTGTCCCTGGCTTTACTGCCCCTTGTGGTAACAGCGCGGTACTGTCTCTGAACTATAACCCCTCTCATGATCCTGATCTCAGTCGCGTGGACAAAGTCTGAACCCGTTTTTTTATCACATCCGATTCAAAGGCTCAGActttaacacttttcaaaacaataacaaagtatAAATCCAGATTCCTTGTGACTTTGTATCTTCGGTTCACTGTGATCTTTATAAACACGTCAGCTTTGTGACGCACTAAgaaatacgcacacacacagaggagacgaacacacacaaacacacacacacagacacacacacgttcataaGCACGTTAACGAACAGCTGAACCTACTTTGACGTTAGAAAAACgcttttcttcctgtttccagaaTCTGTCCCGCGTGAGGCAGCTCAACGCCCTATGTACAaaatgtcctctgtcctcatacTTACTTTCAGTTTCGATTTCACACGATATGCTTATAAAACAAGGTTGACACGTGACGACTTCTCtatttaatttttcaaaaatactagttaataatgaaaaacaagaaaaatttAATGATTGCTCCGAGTGAGATAGATAAATTAATACAATAACATCTTATTATACTTTATCATATCATCCTGATACATTATTCTGACATTAATTAATCAACTAATCATTGTTgttattacaactttattcttaaaCTCTTAAAATTGTAGTTTTCTGCAATATGGTCATAACTCCGTTGTGAGACTCTGAAACGACGCACATTCTGTTGTTTACACAAGACGTGTTGATTTATTGTGAGTGACACTAAAGAACCACAGACGTGTGAAACCACAGACGAAGACTCACTTCCTCTGAAGACACCAGCTTCACCCCAACAGCCACAGGAACTTCTTCAAAACACATTCGCTCTGATGCCCTGTTTCCTTCCTCAGCTGCTCCGGCTCTGTTACCAGGCAACGcattcccctcctcctctctgtcgtCATCAGTCACGTGTTTGGATCCACAAACAGGcaaatttaattatattataaagaTGTGGCACAGATGATGTCCAGATGTTGTGATGTGGAAACATCTGCATGATTTATATCCACTCCATTTCACTTCACTTGTTCATTTGCTCCGACTCACTGATGTTTACACCTTTATATAGAAGCAGGGATTATTCATATAGAGCCTGTCGCTGCACACATTTACTCCATTCATTCTGGGAatatcattttgttttcaattattTATATCTCTCACATTATATATAAATCCTGTTCTCTATAAAGTGCTGTTTCATCCATCTCCACACTGTCAGCATAAGAAATAATTACATTAGCTTTTTAACACAAAACAGACCTTCACATAAGAATATGAATTTATTGATAAATACTTACATGAAagttaagaaaacaaacaaacacacaaaggacatttaatattcatgatatttcatatacacattttaaatatttttgtcagTCAACCTCTGACCTTTACACTTCTCTAGTCCCACTTGTAAAACTGATGAATATCAATAATCAATATCAGCATTAATCAGTTATTTATCAACTCAGCAGGTTACTGCTGTGGGTGTTATGACATCTATCTGCCTCTGGGAGGTGCTAGTGGATTACCAAGTCTTTTCTGTCTTATAATAAGCAGAGATGCTGAGaattattttacatataaaactttataaatACATGACTAGCAAATATCACTGCAAGCTGAACACATTAGCTTTCACTTCATCAGTATCCAGCCCTCCACCCAAAAAAACTGCCTCTGATCACAATATGCAAGAAAGCATGTGAAGGGaggtgtccacatacttttgacCATATAGTtcataatatattaatatagaaTTATGATGAGAAGACTAATAATGAGCATTAGAGGCCTGATGTGTCCGTCAGTGCAGGTGTTGGACGTTTGCTCTCGCTCAGTGTTCAGGGTGTTTGTACTGCAGACTCGTCCCATGGTGGAGAGGCATCAGACTGTTAGAGACAGGgccagaataaaaacaacaacacagacaggactggagacagagggatgggggggtgggagggggtggAGAGACAGGGGGTGAGTCGGATTAAAGGGGAACTCCAGCgatttaaatttgtttactTCAATAAAGTTGAGAGATTCAAGAAAAAAGTAACTTAATAtcgaaaaaaacaaaggaatttTGGTCCCTAATAGTACAGATCCATAAATGATGTggcctacatttcccataatgcaactctcCTATTCAAACACAGGCTACGTCAGCACTGATGCACACAAAACCAAAAGGATCtcctaacacacctgaaaacaaacaacactatCATGTACACTGGTCACATGATCgctgcacctcctcttttcagcctctgtctcaaacactagctcctgtctctttaaaacCCTCCCTCTGATaaagtctgctctgattggcccgCTGGTCCACTCTTCTGTGATTGGTTAACCCCTTCCAGCGCAAGTAGGACCTGTCGGGCTCTTGTTTGACCTGATTTCGTTAAAGGGGCGTGATGAGGAATCACAGCTAGACGACTCACGAGTGGTTTAAAAGTGAAGTATCTCCTTTAAAGTCGGTGGAGTGCCCCTTTAAACCAATGTCACTGCTCTCTTCctacaggtcaaaggtcaaggatCTCTTTCCCTGAGGTATTTTCACTCTCACAACACAAGATAGTGTCTTTCAGTCTGTGCCTCCTtgtctccctctcgctctcttatCTCATGTTATCGATGTCTCACGCCCCCTTTGACCCTGTGGCCACGCCCCCTGATGTCCCTCTTGTCTCAGCTGCTCGGACTTTTACCATCATCAGAACCTCTAAAAGACACAAACTCAGTTTTTACCTTGAAGCAGTTTTTGAACTTCTTGGAGacgaagaagaggatgatgggGTTGATGCAGGAGTTGATGGTGGCCATGTTGATGCTGAAGTAGTCCAACACCAGCAGGAAACTAGAGCATCAGAAGAAGAGCACGTGACATGAAACCACTCTTCACAAGGGCCCAGAAGAGCAAAGAGGTAGAACTACATGGTAGATAATACGGTCACCTACTTTAAGAAGTCACAGCGACGAGCATCATGGGATCTATAGATGGTTTTCTTCAGCAGTCGACTCAGATGCAGTGGGAACCAGCACAGAGCGAAGATCAGCACCAGACAGAAAACTGCTTTCGCTACTTCTCTACgctggagagggaaagaggatcTGAAATGACTTCACATGCTTCACTCTGTTTTTACTGGTACTGACGAACCAAAAGTCACGAACCCTGTTTTAAAACCACAAGAGCTAATGGTTGAAACTAAATCAAAGTTAATGTCTTTGCAGATGATGCAACTGTATTTttggttttacaaaaaaaaacagctgtagATGTTCTTGTGTTGCACATTTTCCAGTGGAATTCTTGACGATATTTCTAGCAATTGAAGCTGTGTATATGtctgtgtacttgtgtgtgtacttgtctgtgtacttgtgtgtgtacttgtgtgtgttcttgtgtgtgtacttgtgtgtgtacctgtttgAGTTGCTCGCTCAGTGAGAATTTCAGACTTCCTTTCTGGTGTCGGAGCATCTCGCAGGTCATCAGGCCGTAGAAAATCACAGAGCAGATGAGAGGGACGCAGAAGTAGAAACCAAACAACCACCAGTCCTTCGCTTCCCGGTAGAACTGGACcaaacaggaacacacacgtcaacaacatggaggaggtaacACAACTCAGGATCAAGATAAATCAGGTCTCACATTCTTTACTCTACATATTCCGGTCGAGACTCTGAGTCTTTGGAGAGAAGAGTCTCCTCAGAATCAAGTGGGTGTGgtcaaaatgttttgaaaggtCCAGTTCTAATGAATAAAGCCTGATAGCAGGTCAGCTGACCCGGGATCAGTTTCCAGGGCCTGGACGCAGTTTGTTGACTTCAGTCGTAAACAGGAAATTATGTTATAAACTGTCTGAACTAATGAGACCTCGCCCTGAAACAACCAGGATCAAACCCTCCAGACGGGTTTATTCTTCacacatgaaatattaaattatataacTGAGAGTTAACAAGTTGATACTGTTATTGAATTTTCAGGCCTGGAAATTCTATTTTACGTCTAAACTCCAAACAAATATATCTAAAACTCCTTTTTAAGAGTGCAGATCATTTTTACTGCTGCTGGcaaacacatgtgcacaaacacatgtgcacaaacacacgtgcacaaacacatgtgcacaaacacacacacactcacagccagAAAAGGCGTCCTGGGCTCCAGCATGCaggtggtgatggtgacgttGTTGTATTCGAAGTTGACCATGTTGAAGCCGACCGCCTCCGGCACGGCGAGCACGAGGGACAGCACCCAGATCGCCACTATCTCCACCGCTGTTACCATGGGAACACCTGTGCCCTGGACCCGCGACCAGGACACCACCGCACGATACCTGGGGACAACAACCGGAACTTTTCAAACCATGGATCACTCTTTCAGCCATGTAGACGTATAATTATTGCTATTAGTACTCGTGATTATATCTGATTTCAGTCTTTATGAgaagagaagagctgaagctggagaaTCTGAGTGTAAGCAGCAGCGGTTTGAGTGCAAGAGCAGAGTTTAGAGTGAGAGCtttacaaaatctgaaagtgaGATCAATaaatcctgctctcaaactgaaaaaaaacacactctttAATAAagataagggggggggggtcctcagACGTTGGTGTGTACGTTACCTGTCCACACTCAGCACACACAGGTTGAGGACGGTGATGCCGACCGAAGCTTTCTGCAGGAAGGGGAGCAGTTtgcagaggaagaggccgaACACACTGTCGGCAAAGGGCCACCGCATCATcaggagctgcacacacacacacacacacacacacacacacacacacacacacacacacacacacacacacacacacacacacacagaaacaaacacacacacacacggctttAACAGATTATCACAGTTTCAGAGTGTGTGCAGAGCGTTATCTCGTCTATTTTTATGTGACACTCGGCTTCCtgactgagacacacaacacacacacactgataacaCAGGAAGCTGAATGCAACCAGCTTCTTATCACCAGCTTTATGAgaacaaactacacacacaccttgtagATGTTGATGGGGATGTCGATGGCGATGTAGATCAGGTCTCCCAGGGCCAGGCTGGCGATCAGAGCGTTGGGTCCGTTCctcatgcttttgttttggcAGATGATCCTCAGCAGCGTGGCGTTTCCAATGATCCCCACAGCAAAGATCACGCAGGACATCACCGTGTTGATGTACTTGAAGGCCACGTTGATTGACGTCACGTGGATACACCTGGGGGGCGACGCTGGGACCTCGCGAGCGGATGCAGACGAGTTGGTGGACGGCGGGGGGGGATTCCTGTCGTGCTTGTGTCTCAACTTGCTGGAGTGCTTCAGCTTCTCGAGGTCCAGAGGCACCAGAGGCTTGTTCACAGTCTCTTGCACCAGATGTGGGTCTCGCTCTGGGGTCTGGATCA is a window from the Limanda limanda chromosome 22, fLimLim1.1, whole genome shotgun sequence genome containing:
- the LOC132995924 gene encoding endothelin-1 receptor-like isoform X2, yielding MCSGGSDQGSGMGPRFTSRSTSKPWVFIAQLLVWCLVLAPPVGCHSNFSSPSEVVMSDLSDFHSTDSPLRPGAENLIQTPERDPHLVQETVNKPLVPLDLEKLKHSSKLRHKHDRNPPPPSTNSSASAREVPASPPRCIHVTSINVAFKYINTVMSCVIFAVGIIGNATLLRIICQNKSMRNGPNALIASLALGDLIYIAIDIPINIYKLLMMRWPFADSVFGLFLCKLLPFLQKASVGITVLNLCVLSVDRYRAVVSWSRVQGTGVPMVTAVEIVAIWVLSLVLAVPEAVGFNMVNFEYNNVTITTCMLEPRTPFLAFYREAKDWWLFGFYFCVPLICSVIFYGLMTCEMLRHQKGSLKFSLSEQLKQRREVAKAVFCLVLIFALCWFPLHLSRLLKKTIYRSHDARRCDFLNFLLVLDYFSINMATINSCINPIILFFVSKKFKNCFKSDASPPWDESAVQTP
- the LOC132995924 gene encoding endothelin-1 receptor-like isoform X1 is translated as MCSGGSDQGSGMGPRFTSRSTSKPWVFIAQLLVWCLVLAPPVGCHSNFSSPSEVVMSDLSDFHSTDSPLRPGAENLIQTPERDPHLVQETVNKPLVPLDLEKLKHSSKLRHKHDRNPPPPSTNSSASAREVPASPPRCIHVTSINVAFKYINTVMSCVIFAVGIIGNATLLRIICQNKSMRNGPNALIASLALGDLIYIAIDIPINIYKLLMMRWPFADSVFGLFLCKLLPFLQKASVGITVLNLCVLSVDRYRAVVSWSRVQGTGVPMVTAVEIVAIWVLSLVLAVPEAVGFNMVNFEYNNVTITTCMLEPRTPFLAFYREAKDWWLFGFYFCVPLICSVIFYGLMTCEMLRHQKGSLKFSLSEQLKQRREVAKAVFCLVLIFALCWFPLHLSRLLKKTIYRSHDARRCDFLNFLLVLDYFSINMATINSCINPIILFFVSKKFKNCFKSCLCCCFYSGPVSNSLMPLHHGTSLQYKHPEH